The following coding sequences are from one Lipingzhangella halophila window:
- a CDS encoding tyrosine-type recombinase/integrase, whose amino-acid sequence MSSTESVAGVGASSLWAVDAVEEYLVARRAEKPSPHTVAAYRRDLLGVLDRVAGLDGCDRGALRLADLDGQVLRRGFADFAADRAPSSVVRAWSTWNGFFGFWVSEGVVEGNPMPAVRRPRVRPQQPKPLLGEDTPERLLEALAAGCRRARDPWPERDMAVLALALLTGLRSAEMLSLRLDAVSGRAGERRVRVAGKGGETRSLPIEPPLEALLDAYLESRRSRFGVPLRGSDPLLVDNRGAGLRRGGLQYLVRQCYKHAGVHDRVARGTLVHALRHTFATRLAEDGASVSEIMRLLGHSSITSSQSYIDVTAGAQREAARSNRTYGVLRRLAGDEDG is encoded by the coding sequence ATGAGTAGTACCGAGAGCGTTGCCGGGGTTGGGGCGTCCTCGCTGTGGGCGGTGGACGCTGTCGAGGAGTATCTGGTGGCGCGGCGGGCGGAGAAGCCGTCGCCGCACACGGTGGCCGCCTACCGGCGGGACCTGCTGGGGGTGCTGGACCGGGTTGCCGGCCTCGATGGGTGTGATCGGGGCGCGCTGCGGTTGGCGGATCTGGACGGGCAGGTGTTGCGGCGGGGGTTCGCGGACTTCGCCGCGGACCGGGCGCCGTCGAGTGTGGTGCGGGCGTGGTCGACGTGGAACGGTTTCTTCGGGTTCTGGGTGTCTGAGGGGGTTGTCGAGGGCAACCCGATGCCGGCGGTGCGGCGTCCGCGGGTGCGGCCCCAGCAGCCCAAGCCGTTGTTGGGTGAGGACACGCCGGAGCGGTTGTTGGAGGCGTTGGCGGCGGGGTGCCGGCGGGCGCGCGACCCGTGGCCGGAGCGGGACATGGCGGTGTTGGCGCTGGCGTTGCTGACGGGGTTGCGCTCGGCGGAGATGTTGTCGTTGCGGTTGGACGCGGTCAGCGGGCGTGCGGGTGAGCGGCGGGTGCGGGTGGCGGGTAAGGGCGGTGAGACGCGGTCGTTGCCGATCGAGCCTCCGTTGGAGGCTTTGTTGGATGCCTACCTGGAGTCGCGGCGGTCGCGGTTCGGGGTGCCGTTGCGCGGCTCGGATCCGCTGCTGGTGGACAACCGGGGCGCGGGGTTGCGTCGTGGTGGGCTGCAGTACCTGGTGCGGCAGTGTTATAAGCACGCGGGGGTGCATGACCGGGTGGCGCGGGGGACGTTGGTGCATGCGTTGCGGCACACGTTCGCGACGCGGTTGGCTGAGGACGGGGCGTCGGTGAGCGAGATCATGCGGTTGTTGGGGCACTCCTCGATTACGTCGTCGCAGTCCTATATCGATGTGACGGCTGGTGCGCAGCGTGAGGCGGCGCGGTCGAACCGGACGTATGGCGTGTTGCGGCGGTTGGCCGGTGATGAGGATGGCTAG